The following are encoded together in the Brassica napus cultivar Da-Ae chromosome A9, Da-Ae, whole genome shotgun sequence genome:
- the LOC106416605 gene encoding probable disease resistance protein At1g59620 isoform X1 — translation MFMSLQRFVDSIPQNSLVIFFYHTSFVYTLLSFGVERLWKLLIRESEKFQGVEEQFNGFKRDVEMLRCFLEDAEAKKHTSAMVRNTIKEVKEIVLDAEDIVETFLLKEKLGNTSGIMKNVRRLPWVISERRELAFGIEAISKRISKVIRDMQSYGVQQFIVSEGYSQSLQEIQREMQLTFSRDEEDHLMGLEKNVEILVGYLVAKDSSHQVVSITGMGGLGKTTLARQIFKHETIKSHFPRLAWVCISQQFTRMYVWQTILRQLRPEYKVLEMTEDELQEKLVSVLETQKALIVIDDIWREGDWDRIKHVFLPQKGWKVLLTSRNEGVGLHADPNCVTFNTKCLTLKKSWTLFQRIAFPMKDTNDFKVDKEMEDMGKQMIKHCGGLPLALKVLGRLLAAKYTLRDWKRIYENIRSHIVNGTSVSDINISSVFHVLYLSFEELPVYLKHCFLYLAHFPEDYKIDVGTLSYYWGAEGIQRPMYYDGASTRDVADVYIEELVKRNMVISERDVETSRFETCQLHDIMREVCLHQAEEENFLQIGTSTANSKSLYKSRRVAVHWRNERFFHMENPKLRSLVFISKIKRHIDEGINICFTRLPLMRVLDLSRVKFEGEKIPSSIGKLIHLRYLSLRDAYVNHLPSSMRNLKQLLYLNLCVGLSRVYMPNILKEMRELIYLHFPLAIKNKVKMELGNLVKLETLENFSTEHGSVSDLQCMTRLSTLSIYIRGKGHSAKTLSSSLSQLRCLEKLVIIDYDKLYSPTNDDEGFVLDCVHLKELFLSIYMPKLPDEQHFTSHLTTILLKKCYLKEDPMPILEKLSQLKEVSLQYQSFCGRRMVCSRSGFPQLQKLKLYGLSELEEWIVEEGSMPVVHTLTIRGCGKLELPDRLRSITSLKKLSVQLMGEEWKIRLSEGHLPSHLTTITLAHCRLEDDPFPVLEKLFHLKEIILGNISFCGRRMICSRGGFPQLQKLKLYGLLELEEWIVEEGSMPLPYSLDIDLCCRLKELPDGLRFITSLEDLVVSMGYKWKKRLLEGGEDYYKVQHIPSLRIFK, via the exons atGTTCATGTCTCTCCAAAGATTTGTGGATTCAATCCCACAGAATAGTTTAGTTATCTTTTTTTATCATACTAGTTTTGTATATACACTTTTGTCGTTTGGAGTCGAGAGGCTTTGGAAGCTCCTTATCCGAGAATCTGAGAAATTTCAGGGAGTTGAAGAACAGTTCAATGGATTTAAAAGAGATGTGGAAATGTTAAGGTGTTTCCTAGAAGATGCGGAAGCCAAGAAACATACAAGTGCCATGGTGAGAAACACTATCAAAGAGGTCAAAGAAATTGTTTTGGACGCTGAAGATATCGTTGAAACGTTTCTTCTAAAGGAAAAACTCGGAAATACAAGTGGCATCATGAAGAATGTGAGAAGACTTCCTTGGGTTATTTCAGAACGCAGGGAACTTGCTTTTGGTATAGAAGCAATAAGTAAGAGAATCTCCAAGGTGATACGCGATATGCAGAGTTATGGCGTACAACAGTTCATTGTCAGTGAAGGGTATTCACAGTCTCTACAAGAAATACAAAGAGAAATGCAACTAACCTTTTCTAGAGACGAAGAAGACCATCTTATGGGGTTGGAGAAAAATGTTGAGATATTGGTTGGCTATTTGGTGGCAAAAGATAGCAGTCATCAAGTGGTTTCCATAACTGGGATGGGAGGTCTTGGTAAAACCACACTCGCAAGACAAATTTTTAAACATGAGACAATCAAAAGTCATTTTCCAAGATTGGCATGGGTTTGTATTTCACAACAGTTTACAAGGATGTATGTTTGGCAGACAATCTTGCGACAGCTCAGGCCAGAATACAAGGTGTTAGAGATGACAGAAGATGAACTTCAAGAAAAGCTCGTATCAGTGTTGGAAACACAAAAGGCTTTGATCGTCATTGATGATATATGGAGAGAGGGAGATTGGGACCGAATCAAGCATGTGTTTCTGCCCCAAAAAG GATGGAAGGTATTACTTACTTCTCGCAATGAGGGAGTGGGATTACATGCAGATCCAAATTGTGTCACCTTCAACACAAAAtgcttaactttaaaaaaaagttggaCTCTTTTTCAAAGGATAGCATTTCCAATGAAAGACACAAACG ATTTCAAGGTTGATAAAGAAATGGAAGATATGGGAAAGCAAATGATTAAACATTGTGGAGGTCTACCGTTGGCTTTAAAAGTGTTAGGAAGGTTGTTAGCTGCTAAATACACATTGCGTGACTGGAAAAggatttatgaaaatattagatCTCACATCGTCAACGGGACTAGCGTCAGTGACATAAATATCAGTTCCGTTTTCCATGTTTTGTATCTGAGCTTCGAAGAGCTGCCAGTTTATTTGAAGCACTGCTTCCTCTACCTTGCCCATTTTCCTGAAGATTATAAAATAGATGTGGGGACATTGTCGTATTACTGGGGTGCAGAAGGAATACAAAGGCCGATGTATTATGATGGAGCCAGCACTCGAGATGTCGCAGATGTATACATAGAAGAATTGGTGAAGAGAAACATGGTTATTTCTGAAAGAGACGTTGAAACTTCAAGATTTGAAACATGCCAGTTGCATGACATAATGAGAGAAGTTTGTTTACACCAAGCTGAAGAAGAGAATTTCCTACAAATTGGCACTTCAACTGCAAACTCGAAATCTCTTTATAAATCTCGTAGAGTAGCTGTGCATTGGCGGAATGAGAGATTTTTTCATATGGAGAACCCAAAACTTAGATCTCTTGTGTTTATATCCAAGATCAAAAGGCATATTGACGAGGGTATAAATATATGCTTTACACGGCTACCATTGATGAGAGTATTAGATCTCTCTCGTGTCAAGTTTGAAGGAGAGAAGATACCATCTAGCATCGGGAAGCTCATCCACTTGAGATATTTGAGTTTAAGAGATGCATATGTAAATCATCTACCTTCTTCTATGAGGAATCTGAAGCAGCTGCTATATTTAAACCTATGTGTAGGTTTATCTCGAGTCTACATGCCCAATATCTTGAAGGAGATGCGAGAATTGATATACCTCCATTTTCCGTTGGCAATAAAGAATAAGGTAAAGATGGAATTGGGAAATCTGGTCAAGCTGGAGACGTTGGAGAATTTCTCAACCGAGCATGGGAGTGTGAGTGATCTCCAGTGTATGACACGGCTCAGTAcactatctatatatatcagAGGTAAAGGGCATTCCGCGAAAACTCTCTCTTCATCTCTAAGTCAGCTGAGATGCTTGGAAAAGCTTGTTATAATTGATTATGACAAGTTGTATTCTCCAACGAATGATGATGAAGGGTTTGTTTTGGATTGTGTTCATCTCAAAGAACTATTCCTGAGTATATATATGCCTAAGTTACCTGATGAGCAACATTTTACTTCTCACCTTACAACCATTTTGCTAAAGAAATGTTATTTGAAGGAGGATCCAATGCCAATTCTAGAGAAATTGAGTCAACTGAAAGAGGTTAGTTTACAGTATCAATCTTTTTGTGGAAGGAGAATGGTTTGCTCGAGGAGTGGATTTCCTCAATTGCAGAAGCTTAAATTATATGGACTATCGGAACTGGAAGAGTGGATAGTAGAAGAAGGCTCCATGCCTGTTGTTCATACTCTGACTATTCGGGGTTGTGGAAAGTTGGAGCTTCCTGATAGGCTGAGATCTATCACTTCCTTAAAGAAACTAAGTGTTCAATTAATGGGAGAGGAATGGAAGATAAGATTGTCGGAAGGACACTTGCCTTCTCACCTTACAACCATAACTCTAGCTCACTGTCGTTTGGAGGATGATCCGTTTCCGGTTTTAGAGAAATTGTTTCACCTGAAAGAGATTATTTTAGGGAACATATCTTTCTGCGGGAGGAGAATGATTTGCTCGAGGGGTGGTTTTCCTCAATTGCAGAAACTTAAATTATATGGACTATTGGAACTGGAAGAGTGGATAGTAGAAGAAGGCTCCATGCCCCTTCCCTATTCTCTTGATATTGACCTTTGCTGCAGATTAAAGGAACTTCCTGATGGGCTGCGTTTCATCACTTCCTTAGAGGATCTTGTTGTTAGTATGGGATATAAATGGAAGAAGAGATTACTGGAAGGAGGAGAAGATTATTACAAAGTCCAACACATCCCTTCTCTTAGAATCTTTAAGTGA
- the LOC106416605 gene encoding probable disease resistance protein At1g59620 isoform X2, whose translation MLRCFLEDAEAKKHTSAMVRNTIKEVKEIVLDAEDIVETFLLKEKLGNTSGIMKNVRRLPWVISERRELAFGIEAISKRISKVIRDMQSYGVQQFIVSEGYSQSLQEIQREMQLTFSRDEEDHLMGLEKNVEILVGYLVAKDSSHQVVSITGMGGLGKTTLARQIFKHETIKSHFPRLAWVCISQQFTRMYVWQTILRQLRPEYKVLEMTEDELQEKLVSVLETQKALIVIDDIWREGDWDRIKHVFLPQKGWKVLLTSRNEGVGLHADPNCVTFNTKCLTLKKSWTLFQRIAFPMKDTNDFKVDKEMEDMGKQMIKHCGGLPLALKVLGRLLAAKYTLRDWKRIYENIRSHIVNGTSVSDINISSVFHVLYLSFEELPVYLKHCFLYLAHFPEDYKIDVGTLSYYWGAEGIQRPMYYDGASTRDVADVYIEELVKRNMVISERDVETSRFETCQLHDIMREVCLHQAEEENFLQIGTSTANSKSLYKSRRVAVHWRNERFFHMENPKLRSLVFISKIKRHIDEGINICFTRLPLMRVLDLSRVKFEGEKIPSSIGKLIHLRYLSLRDAYVNHLPSSMRNLKQLLYLNLCVGLSRVYMPNILKEMRELIYLHFPLAIKNKVKMELGNLVKLETLENFSTEHGSVSDLQCMTRLSTLSIYIRGKGHSAKTLSSSLSQLRCLEKLVIIDYDKLYSPTNDDEGFVLDCVHLKELFLSIYMPKLPDEQHFTSHLTTILLKKCYLKEDPMPILEKLSQLKEVSLQYQSFCGRRMVCSRSGFPQLQKLKLYGLSELEEWIVEEGSMPVVHTLTIRGCGKLELPDRLRSITSLKKLSVQLMGEEWKIRLSEGHLPSHLTTITLAHCRLEDDPFPVLEKLFHLKEIILGNISFCGRRMICSRGGFPQLQKLKLYGLLELEEWIVEEGSMPLPYSLDIDLCCRLKELPDGLRFITSLEDLVVSMGYKWKKRLLEGGEDYYKVQHIPSLRIFK comes from the exons ATGTTAAGGTGTTTCCTAGAAGATGCGGAAGCCAAGAAACATACAAGTGCCATGGTGAGAAACACTATCAAAGAGGTCAAAGAAATTGTTTTGGACGCTGAAGATATCGTTGAAACGTTTCTTCTAAAGGAAAAACTCGGAAATACAAGTGGCATCATGAAGAATGTGAGAAGACTTCCTTGGGTTATTTCAGAACGCAGGGAACTTGCTTTTGGTATAGAAGCAATAAGTAAGAGAATCTCCAAGGTGATACGCGATATGCAGAGTTATGGCGTACAACAGTTCATTGTCAGTGAAGGGTATTCACAGTCTCTACAAGAAATACAAAGAGAAATGCAACTAACCTTTTCTAGAGACGAAGAAGACCATCTTATGGGGTTGGAGAAAAATGTTGAGATATTGGTTGGCTATTTGGTGGCAAAAGATAGCAGTCATCAAGTGGTTTCCATAACTGGGATGGGAGGTCTTGGTAAAACCACACTCGCAAGACAAATTTTTAAACATGAGACAATCAAAAGTCATTTTCCAAGATTGGCATGGGTTTGTATTTCACAACAGTTTACAAGGATGTATGTTTGGCAGACAATCTTGCGACAGCTCAGGCCAGAATACAAGGTGTTAGAGATGACAGAAGATGAACTTCAAGAAAAGCTCGTATCAGTGTTGGAAACACAAAAGGCTTTGATCGTCATTGATGATATATGGAGAGAGGGAGATTGGGACCGAATCAAGCATGTGTTTCTGCCCCAAAAAG GATGGAAGGTATTACTTACTTCTCGCAATGAGGGAGTGGGATTACATGCAGATCCAAATTGTGTCACCTTCAACACAAAAtgcttaactttaaaaaaaagttggaCTCTTTTTCAAAGGATAGCATTTCCAATGAAAGACACAAACG ATTTCAAGGTTGATAAAGAAATGGAAGATATGGGAAAGCAAATGATTAAACATTGTGGAGGTCTACCGTTGGCTTTAAAAGTGTTAGGAAGGTTGTTAGCTGCTAAATACACATTGCGTGACTGGAAAAggatttatgaaaatattagatCTCACATCGTCAACGGGACTAGCGTCAGTGACATAAATATCAGTTCCGTTTTCCATGTTTTGTATCTGAGCTTCGAAGAGCTGCCAGTTTATTTGAAGCACTGCTTCCTCTACCTTGCCCATTTTCCTGAAGATTATAAAATAGATGTGGGGACATTGTCGTATTACTGGGGTGCAGAAGGAATACAAAGGCCGATGTATTATGATGGAGCCAGCACTCGAGATGTCGCAGATGTATACATAGAAGAATTGGTGAAGAGAAACATGGTTATTTCTGAAAGAGACGTTGAAACTTCAAGATTTGAAACATGCCAGTTGCATGACATAATGAGAGAAGTTTGTTTACACCAAGCTGAAGAAGAGAATTTCCTACAAATTGGCACTTCAACTGCAAACTCGAAATCTCTTTATAAATCTCGTAGAGTAGCTGTGCATTGGCGGAATGAGAGATTTTTTCATATGGAGAACCCAAAACTTAGATCTCTTGTGTTTATATCCAAGATCAAAAGGCATATTGACGAGGGTATAAATATATGCTTTACACGGCTACCATTGATGAGAGTATTAGATCTCTCTCGTGTCAAGTTTGAAGGAGAGAAGATACCATCTAGCATCGGGAAGCTCATCCACTTGAGATATTTGAGTTTAAGAGATGCATATGTAAATCATCTACCTTCTTCTATGAGGAATCTGAAGCAGCTGCTATATTTAAACCTATGTGTAGGTTTATCTCGAGTCTACATGCCCAATATCTTGAAGGAGATGCGAGAATTGATATACCTCCATTTTCCGTTGGCAATAAAGAATAAGGTAAAGATGGAATTGGGAAATCTGGTCAAGCTGGAGACGTTGGAGAATTTCTCAACCGAGCATGGGAGTGTGAGTGATCTCCAGTGTATGACACGGCTCAGTAcactatctatatatatcagAGGTAAAGGGCATTCCGCGAAAACTCTCTCTTCATCTCTAAGTCAGCTGAGATGCTTGGAAAAGCTTGTTATAATTGATTATGACAAGTTGTATTCTCCAACGAATGATGATGAAGGGTTTGTTTTGGATTGTGTTCATCTCAAAGAACTATTCCTGAGTATATATATGCCTAAGTTACCTGATGAGCAACATTTTACTTCTCACCTTACAACCATTTTGCTAAAGAAATGTTATTTGAAGGAGGATCCAATGCCAATTCTAGAGAAATTGAGTCAACTGAAAGAGGTTAGTTTACAGTATCAATCTTTTTGTGGAAGGAGAATGGTTTGCTCGAGGAGTGGATTTCCTCAATTGCAGAAGCTTAAATTATATGGACTATCGGAACTGGAAGAGTGGATAGTAGAAGAAGGCTCCATGCCTGTTGTTCATACTCTGACTATTCGGGGTTGTGGAAAGTTGGAGCTTCCTGATAGGCTGAGATCTATCACTTCCTTAAAGAAACTAAGTGTTCAATTAATGGGAGAGGAATGGAAGATAAGATTGTCGGAAGGACACTTGCCTTCTCACCTTACAACCATAACTCTAGCTCACTGTCGTTTGGAGGATGATCCGTTTCCGGTTTTAGAGAAATTGTTTCACCTGAAAGAGATTATTTTAGGGAACATATCTTTCTGCGGGAGGAGAATGATTTGCTCGAGGGGTGGTTTTCCTCAATTGCAGAAACTTAAATTATATGGACTATTGGAACTGGAAGAGTGGATAGTAGAAGAAGGCTCCATGCCCCTTCCCTATTCTCTTGATATTGACCTTTGCTGCAGATTAAAGGAACTTCCTGATGGGCTGCGTTTCATCACTTCCTTAGAGGATCTTGTTGTTAGTATGGGATATAAATGGAAGAAGAGATTACTGGAAGGAGGAGAAGATTATTACAAAGTCCAACACATCCCTTCTCTTAGAATCTTTAAGTGA
- the LOC125578040 gene encoding secreted RxLR effector protein 161-like has protein sequence MLEAKPVSTPLGAHLKLSSATEEQIAQDEEFMKSVPYSNAVGSIMYAMTGTRLDLAYPVGIISRYMSNPIKDHWNGVKWVMRYIKGTLTTKMLFKRSSEFKITGYCDADFAADPDRRRSITGLVFTLGGNTISWKSGLQRVVALSTTESEYMSLTEAVKEAVWLKGLLKEFGYDQKSVEIFCDSQSAIALSKNNVHHERTKHIDVKCHYIREIIASGDIDVVKISTEKNPADIFTKTLAVSKFQTALNLLHVSPE, from the coding sequence ATGCTTGAAGCCAAGCCAGTCTCAACACCTCTGGGAGCCCATCTGAAGCTGAGCTCTGCAACTGAAGAGCAGATAGCGCAAGATGAAGAGTTTATGAAGTCAGTTCCTTATTCAAATGCTGTTGGCAGTATCATGTACGCAATGACAGGAACCCGTCTTGATCTTGCCTATCCAGTAGGGATCATCAGCCGGTACATGAGCAACCCTATCAAAGATCACTGGAATGGAGTAAAGTGGGTCATGAGATATATCAAGGGTACTCTGACCACAAAGATGTTGTTCAAAAGGAGTTCTGAGTTCAAGATCACTGGTTACTGCGATGCTGACTTTGCTGCAGACCCTGATCGAAGAAGATCAATCACTGGTTTGGTGTTCACTCTTGGAGGAAACACTATAAGCTGGAAATCAGGATTGCAGCGAGTTGTTGCCTTGTCTACGACAGAGTCTGAGTATATGTCGTTGACTGAAGCTGTGAAGGAAGCCGTATGGCTTAAAGGGTTACTGAAGGAGTTTGGTTATGATCAGAAAAGTGTGGAGATTTTCTGTGATTCTCAAAGTGCTATAGCACTCTCCAAGAACAATGTGCATCATGAACGAACGAAGCACATCGATGTCAAGTGTCACTACATACGGGAGATCATTGCTAGTGGTGACATTGATGTTGTGAAGATTTCAACTGAGAAGAATCCGGCTGATATCTTCACGAAGACTCTGGCAGTTAGCAAGTTTCAAACCGCTTTGAACTTGCTACATGTCAGCCCTGAGTAG